Proteins co-encoded in one Thermochromatium tepidum ATCC 43061 genomic window:
- the queA gene encoding tRNA preQ1(34) S-adenosylmethionine ribosyltransferase-isomerase QueA has protein sequence MRRSDFHYELPPELIAQYPLPERSGSRLLVLDGSDPRPRDRMFIDLPELLNPHDLLVFNNTRVMRARLFGHKETGGRVEILIERLLDAREALAQVRAAKSPKPGSRIRVTDGAWLLVVGREGDLFRLRALESDFSEQMARHGHIPLPPYIQRPDAVCDESRYQTVFARCAGAIAAPTAGLHFDEPLLARLDALGIARAEITLHVGAGTFQPVREEDLARHHMHSEWLEVTEGVCEQVEKTRRLGGRVIAVGTTSVRSLETAADEWILRPFRGETRLFIRPGYRFKVVDAMITNFHLPESTLFMLVAAFSGYTEIMNAYRHAVEQRYRFFSYGDAMFLTRRATG, from the coding sequence CGCGCCTCCTGGTGCTCGATGGATCAGATCCAAGACCGCGCGATCGGATGTTCATCGATCTGCCCGAGCTACTCAATCCCCATGACCTGCTGGTCTTCAATAATACGCGCGTCATGCGCGCGCGTCTGTTTGGCCATAAAGAGACGGGCGGGCGGGTCGAGATCCTGATCGAGCGTCTACTCGACGCGCGCGAGGCGCTGGCCCAGGTACGCGCCGCCAAGTCACCTAAGCCGGGCAGTCGTATTCGTGTGACCGATGGCGCCTGGCTATTGGTCGTCGGTCGCGAGGGCGATCTATTTCGATTGCGTGCACTTGAAAGCGATTTTAGCGAACAGATGGCGCGGCATGGCCATATCCCTCTGCCACCCTATATCCAGCGCCCGGATGCAGTGTGCGATGAATCTCGCTATCAGACCGTCTTCGCGCGTTGTGCGGGTGCGATTGCGGCACCCACGGCGGGGCTTCATTTCGATGAACCTCTACTCGCACGACTCGATGCGCTCGGGATCGCGCGCGCCGAGATCACGCTCCATGTCGGTGCAGGGACCTTTCAGCCAGTGCGCGAGGAGGATCTTGCGCGCCACCACATGCATTCCGAATGGTTGGAGGTCACTGAGGGCGTGTGCGAACAGGTCGAAAAGACGCGCCGATTGGGTGGGCGTGTCATCGCGGTCGGAACCACCAGCGTCAGAAGCCTCGAGACAGCGGCTGACGAGTGGATTCTCAGGCCCTTTCGGGGTGAGACTCGGCTGTTTATTCGCCCAGGTTATCGCTTTAAGGTCGTGGATGCGATGATTACGAATTTCCATTTACCCGAATCAACGCTCTTCATGTTGGTTGCGGCTTTTTCCGGCTACACTGAAATCATGAACGCCTACCGTCATGCCGTCGAGCAGCGTTATCGTTTCTTCAGCTATGGCGACGCCATGTTTCTGACTCGTCGTGCGACGGGCTAA
- a CDS encoding H-NS histone family protein: MELSNLSIEEIQRQLQETDSKKAELESLLKSKREENKASIVEQIRSLIYDNDYDPEEIMDLVLRRRRKLSGNRQYRHYVDPDNPNNVYSRGVLPGWMKDKMIEQGYDPSSKEDREKFKSTSLKLVEAKD, encoded by the coding sequence GTGGAACTCTCCAATCTCAGCATTGAAGAAATTCAGCGTCAGTTACAAGAGACTGATTCAAAAAAGGCCGAGCTCGAAAGCTTGCTCAAGAGCAAGCGTGAGGAGAACAAGGCGTCCATCGTTGAGCAGATCAGGTCGCTCATCTACGACAATGACTATGATCCCGAAGAAATCATGGATCTCGTGTTGCGTCGTCGTCGCAAGCTCTCGGGTAATCGCCAATATCGGCACTACGTCGATCCGGACAATCCGAACAACGTCTATTCACGCGGCGTCCTGCCCGGCTGGATGAAGGACAAAATGATCGAGCAAGGCTATGATCCGAGCTCTAAGGAAGACCGCGAAAAATTCAAGTCCACCTCGCTCAAACTGGTTGAGGCCAAGGACTGA
- a CDS encoding RNA recognition motif domain-containing protein: protein MNIYVGNLAYGVTQDELREVFGAYGEISSVNLITDKFTGNSKGFGFVEMPNNSEADAAIKGLNETPLKGRNLKVNQAKPRSERPVSRGPRW, encoded by the coding sequence ATGAATATCTATGTCGGCAACCTGGCCTACGGCGTCACCCAGGACGAGCTTCGCGAGGTCTTTGGTGCCTATGGCGAAATCTCCAGCGTGAACCTGATCACGGACAAGTTCACCGGTAACTCCAAGGGCTTCGGCTTCGTCGAGATGCCAAACAACTCCGAGGCCGACGCGGCGATCAAGGGTCTCAACGAGACTCCGCTCAAGGGCCGCAACCTGAAGGTCAACCAGGCCAAGCCGCGTAGCGAGCGCCCGGTCAGTCGCGGACCGCGTTGGTAG
- a CDS encoding M61 family metallopeptidase, whose product MIHPALLLYRVHPVSPQAHLFEVEILVDPPFEGELWLSMPAWIPGSYMIRDFARNIVAISALDVHDQLRALEKTDKQTWRLTDIQGPCRIRYRVFAWDLSVRAAHLDTSHAYFNGPALLLRVHGLDDRPCRLELRPPDGESFSDWRLATSLKPVEVTDQGFGIYEAEDYEDLIDHPVEMGRFRVLEFRLEGVLHRVVISGRYWADERRLLTDLQRICTEQAALFGELPIDRYLFLVTVLGEGHGGLEHRYSTSLISARDDLPQPGDEATTEGYQRFLGLCSHEYFHLWHVKRIRPRALIGASLAHEVPTRTLWAFEGITAYYDDLTLVRAGCISEKDYLGLLARTLTQVLRTPGRHIQTLAEASFDAWIKFYKPDENAPNAQVSYYAKGALVALMLDLTIRRDTRGAHSLDDVMRELWRVHGRTGVGVEERGVEAIASAVSGLDLSDFFARALDSTAELDPTELLASVGVALRRRANRGANDLGGYVERFEPVTAQPTLGVRLRPGETLIQNVLNESAGERAGLAPGDQLLAVAGLRVTPTNLETLVARAAGEGAVVLHVFRRDELLTLTAHPEPAPEDTCDLMWLDDAPDSAKRARTAWLSSVADRTQDG is encoded by the coding sequence ATGATCCATCCCGCCTTGCTGCTCTATCGGGTCCATCCCGTCTCACCTCAGGCCCATCTGTTCGAGGTCGAGATCCTGGTCGATCCCCCATTCGAAGGTGAGCTCTGGCTCTCCATGCCGGCCTGGATTCCAGGTAGCTACATGATTCGCGACTTTGCGCGCAACATCGTCGCCATCTCTGCGCTCGATGTGCATGACCAACTCCGTGCGCTCGAAAAGACCGACAAGCAGACCTGGCGTCTGACCGACATCCAGGGGCCGTGCCGGATTCGCTATCGCGTCTTCGCCTGGGATCTCTCGGTCCGGGCCGCCCATCTCGATACCTCACATGCCTATTTCAATGGACCGGCCTTGCTGTTGCGCGTGCATGGGCTCGACGATCGTCCTTGCCGGCTGGAGCTCCGTCCGCCCGATGGCGAATCCTTCAGCGACTGGCGTCTGGCCACCAGCCTCAAGCCGGTCGAGGTCACGGACCAGGGGTTCGGGATCTATGAGGCCGAGGACTACGAAGATCTGATCGACCACCCGGTCGAGATGGGGCGGTTTCGGGTACTCGAGTTCAGACTGGAGGGTGTCTTGCATCGCGTCGTGATCAGCGGGCGCTATTGGGCCGACGAGCGACGTCTGCTGACCGATTTGCAGCGGATCTGCACCGAACAGGCCGCACTCTTCGGTGAACTACCCATCGATCGTTATTTGTTCCTGGTCACTGTGCTAGGCGAAGGCCATGGCGGGCTGGAGCATCGCTATTCGACCAGTCTCATCAGTGCGCGCGACGACCTGCCCCAGCCCGGGGATGAGGCGACCACCGAGGGTTACCAGCGGTTTTTAGGGCTGTGCAGTCACGAATACTTCCATCTCTGGCATGTCAAGCGTATCCGACCGCGTGCCCTGATCGGGGCCAGTCTTGCCCATGAGGTACCGACTCGCACCCTCTGGGCCTTCGAGGGCATCACTGCCTATTACGATGACCTGACCCTGGTACGTGCCGGCTGTATCTCCGAGAAGGACTATCTCGGGTTGCTCGCTCGAACCCTCACCCAGGTGTTGCGTACCCCCGGACGGCACATCCAGACCCTGGCCGAGGCGAGTTTCGATGCCTGGATCAAGTTCTACAAACCTGACGAAAACGCGCCCAACGCCCAGGTGAGCTATTACGCCAAGGGTGCACTGGTGGCGCTGATGCTAGATCTGACCATTCGGCGTGACACTCGGGGCGCCCATTCACTCGATGATGTGATGCGCGAACTGTGGCGGGTTCATGGCCGGACAGGTGTCGGGGTCGAGGAACGCGGCGTGGAGGCCATCGCCTCGGCGGTTAGCGGACTGGATCTAAGCGATTTCTTTGCCCGCGCGTTGGATTCGACCGCTGAACTCGACCCGACCGAACTCCTGGCCAGCGTCGGGGTGGCGTTGCGCCGACGCGCGAATCGCGGCGCCAATGACCTCGGCGGCTATGTCGAGCGCTTTGAGCCGGTCACGGCTCAGCCGACGCTTGGCGTCCGCTTGCGTCCGGGCGAGACCCTGATCCAGAACGTGCTCAATGAGAGTGCAGGCGAACGTGCGGGCTTGGCACCGGGTGATCAATTGCTGGCAGTTGCGGGTCTGCGCGTCACACCCACCAATCTGGAGACACTGGTTGCGCGCGCCGCCGGGGAGGGGGCCGTAGTGCTCCATGTGTTCCGACGCGACGAGCTTCTGACCCTGACCGCGCATCCCGAGCCGGCACCCGAGGATACCTGTGACCTGATGTGGCTCGATGATGCCCCGGATAGTGCGAAACGCGCGCGTACCGCCTGGCTATCCAGCGTCGCTGATCGCACCCAAGATGGATGA
- the birA gene encoding bifunctional biotin--[acetyl-CoA-carboxylase] ligase/biotin operon repressor BirA, with the protein MDERQLVLIRRLADGRLHSGESIACELGLTRAAVWKILRKTSETLGLAVIAEPGRGYRLAMPLELLEAERIQSALSETACTHLSRLDIHPVIDSTNEELKRLASTGAPSGSVCLAECQTAGRGRRGRAWVSPFGVNVYLSLLWRYPFAPSHLGGVSLAIGATLAEALTRLGAQELALKWPNDLLWRRRKLAGLLLEVAGESQGPCHLVVGLGLNLGMTAGQGSTIDQPWTSLEEALGGFTVGRNALVACLLDAFVEALDRYGREGLAPFLERWRAHDAYLGEPVRLLLGEQVIEGIHAGVAEDGALFLDTPEGRRAFQAGEISLRRLESSSQ; encoded by the coding sequence ATGGATGAGCGCCAACTGGTCCTGATCCGGCGTCTCGCCGATGGTCGATTGCATTCGGGCGAGTCCATCGCCTGTGAGCTTGGTCTGACCCGGGCAGCGGTCTGGAAGATCCTGCGCAAGACGTCCGAGACGCTCGGACTCGCCGTGATCGCCGAGCCTGGGCGTGGCTATCGGCTTGCCATGCCACTGGAGCTGCTTGAGGCCGAGCGCATCCAGTCCGCGCTCTCTGAGACCGCCTGCACCCATCTCAGTCGGCTCGACATCCATCCCGTGATCGATTCGACCAACGAGGAACTCAAGCGTCTGGCGAGCACCGGTGCACCTTCGGGAAGCGTCTGTCTGGCCGAGTGTCAGACCGCCGGGCGCGGGCGGCGTGGGCGTGCCTGGGTGTCACCGTTCGGGGTCAATGTCTATCTGTCGCTGCTGTGGCGCTATCCGTTCGCGCCGTCCCATCTCGGTGGGGTGAGTTTGGCCATCGGCGCGACGCTGGCCGAGGCCCTGACCCGGCTTGGGGCCCAAGAGCTTGCGCTCAAATGGCCGAACGATCTGCTGTGGCGGCGGCGCAAGCTCGCCGGTCTGCTGTTGGAGGTGGCGGGCGAGTCTCAGGGTCCGTGTCATCTGGTGGTCGGGTTGGGACTCAATCTCGGTATGACGGCAGGTCAGGGGAGTACCATCGATCAACCCTGGACCAGTCTTGAAGAGGCGCTCGGCGGTTTTACCGTCGGGCGCAACGCCTTGGTGGCCTGTCTACTCGATGCCTTTGTGGAGGCGCTCGACCGCTATGGACGCGAGGGCCTGGCGCCCTTTCTCGAGCGCTGGCGCGCGCACGACGCCTATCTGGGCGAGCCGGTGCGGCTACTGCTCGGCGAGCAGGTCATCGAGGGGATTCACGCCGGCGTGGCCGAGGACGGCGCACTGTTCTTGGATACGCCGGAGGGACGCCGTGCCTTCCAGGCCGGGGAGATCAGCCTGCGCCGACTGGAGTCTTCATCTCAATGA
- a CDS encoding type III pantothenate kinase, with protein sequence MNLLVDIGNTNLRWTLEGAGAEWLVRIVRHSDAIPIDLLATWERIQPPERVLVSHVGGASVAEALGRVTRALWRVEPEYVHVVPVAAGVRIAYENPDRFGVDRWLALIAAYNDCRRATLILDAGTAATFDLLLANGRHLGGVILPGVEMMRTSLLMGTHIPRVVSEPTEREWATDTAAAIAAGSLGAIAALATRLYDRLAETAGESPRFVLTGGDAERLRPYLDRPSETDPDLVLRGLAMLVDEARKKEGDGAHGRT encoded by the coding sequence ATGAATCTGCTCGTTGATATCGGCAACACCAATCTGCGCTGGACCCTCGAGGGTGCTGGGGCCGAGTGGTTGGTTCGGATCGTGCGTCACTCGGACGCAATCCCGATCGATCTGCTGGCCACCTGGGAGCGGATTCAGCCGCCCGAGCGTGTGCTTGTCAGCCATGTCGGCGGGGCTTCGGTCGCCGAGGCCCTGGGGCGGGTGACGCGCGCCCTCTGGCGGGTCGAGCCGGAATATGTCCACGTGGTGCCAGTCGCGGCCGGTGTGCGCATCGCCTATGAGAACCCCGATCGGTTCGGCGTCGACCGCTGGCTTGCGCTCATCGCCGCCTATAACGACTGCCGCCGCGCGACCCTCATCCTGGATGCCGGCACTGCCGCGACCTTCGACCTGTTGCTGGCCAACGGGCGCCATCTCGGCGGGGTCATCCTCCCTGGGGTCGAGATGATGCGCACGAGTCTGCTCATGGGCACGCACATCCCGCGCGTCGTGTCTGAACCCACCGAGCGCGAATGGGCCACGGATACGGCCGCGGCGATCGCCGCGGGCAGCCTCGGGGCCATCGCGGCGCTCGCGACCCGGCTGTATGACCGCTTGGCCGAGACGGCGGGCGAATCTCCCAGATTCGTCCTCACGGGCGGTGATGCCGAGCGTCTGCGTCCCTATCTCGATCGTCCCAGCGAGACCGACCCTGATCTGGTGCTGCGGGGCCTGGCGATGCTGGTGGATGAGGCCAGAAAAAAGGAGGGAGATGGTGCCCACGGCAGGACTTGA
- a CDS encoding geranylgeranyl diphosphate reductase, with the protein MSNLETFDVVVIGGGPAGATAANDLAKLGRSVCLLDRAGRIKPCGGAIPPQAMRDFDLPESVLANRVTGARMISPSDRKVDMPIANGYVGLVDREYFDEWLRARAAASGATRCTGTFEKIERDTDGTAIVVYRPGRGRSDAPSERVRARAIIGADGANSTVGKRYIPGYETVKYVSAYHEILRTPSDFDGNSRCDVYYQGDISPDFYGWVFPHGDTISVGLGTAVPGFSLRTACTELIRRAGLAKAEVLRREGAPIPLEPLKRWDNGRDILLAGDAAGVVAPASGEGIYYAMMGGRLAAQAVDELCRTGDPKALKQARKRFMRDHGKVFWVLGIMQRFWYSSDKRRERFVSLCADPDIQYLTWEAYMNKRLVRARPGAHIRIFFKDMAHLLGLVSPR; encoded by the coding sequence ATGTCCAATCTTGAAACCTTCGACGTTGTCGTGATCGGCGGCGGACCAGCCGGCGCGACCGCCGCCAACGATCTGGCCAAACTGGGCCGCTCGGTATGCCTGCTCGACCGGGCCGGACGCATCAAGCCCTGTGGCGGTGCCATTCCGCCCCAGGCCATGCGCGACTTCGATCTGCCGGAATCGGTCCTGGCCAACCGCGTCACCGGGGCGCGCATGATCTCGCCCTCGGATCGTAAGGTGGACATGCCGATCGCCAACGGCTATGTCGGCCTGGTCGATCGCGAATACTTCGACGAGTGGCTGCGTGCACGCGCCGCCGCGTCCGGAGCCACCCGCTGTACCGGTACCTTCGAGAAGATCGAGCGCGACACCGACGGCACCGCGATCGTGGTCTATCGCCCCGGTCGTGGGCGTAGCGACGCGCCGAGCGAGCGGGTTCGGGCGCGCGCCATCATCGGCGCCGACGGGGCCAATTCAACCGTCGGCAAGCGCTATATCCCGGGCTATGAGACGGTCAAATATGTCTCGGCCTATCACGAGATCCTGCGTACCCCGTCCGATTTCGACGGCAACAGCCGCTGCGACGTCTACTATCAGGGCGACATCTCGCCCGACTTCTACGGCTGGGTCTTCCCGCACGGCGACACCATCAGCGTTGGCCTAGGCACGGCCGTTCCCGGTTTCTCGTTGCGCACGGCCTGTACCGAGTTGATCCGCCGCGCCGGGCTGGCCAAGGCCGAGGTCCTGCGCCGCGAAGGGGCGCCGATCCCGCTGGAGCCGCTCAAGCGCTGGGACAACGGGCGCGACATCCTGCTGGCAGGCGATGCGGCGGGCGTGGTCGCCCCCGCCTCGGGCGAGGGCATCTATTACGCCATGATGGGCGGACGGCTGGCGGCACAGGCGGTCGATGAGCTCTGCCGCACCGGCGATCCCAAGGCGCTCAAGCAGGCGCGCAAACGCTTCATGAGGGACCACGGCAAGGTGTTCTGGGTCCTGGGCATCATGCAGCGCTTCTGGTATTCGAGCGACAAGCGCCGCGAGCGTTTCGTGAGCCTGTGCGCCGACCCCGATATCCAGTATCTGACCTGGGAGGCCTACATGAACAAGCGCCTGGTCAGGGCGCGTCCGGGGGCCCATATCCGCATCTTCTTCAAGGACATGGCCCATCTGCTGGGTCTGGTGTCACCGCGTTGA
- the chlG gene encoding chlorophyll synthase ChlG, which yields MNQTTVIATRTYPEPKAILEVLHPITWFPPMWAFTCGVVSSGVPILEKWWLLIAGILLAGPLMCATSQVVNDWYDRDVDAINEPDRPIPSGRIPGRWGLYLSLIWTAVSLLLAYALGPWVFGLALIGMAIAWGYSAPPFRFKGNGWWGNLAAGLSYEGLAWVTGAAVMLGGALPGWEILTLALLYSLGAHGIMTINDFKSIAGDSQLGVRSLTVQLGVERAAWWTCLAMGLPQLIVIVLLLAWGKPGHAAAIGLVLALQVALMIRFLARPVERAVWFSGLGVTLYVTGMMISAFAVRGLMTAAG from the coding sequence ATGAATCAGACCACGGTCATTGCGACCCGGACCTATCCCGAGCCCAAGGCCATTCTCGAAGTCCTGCATCCCATCACTTGGTTCCCACCGATGTGGGCCTTCACCTGTGGCGTCGTCTCCTCGGGTGTGCCGATCCTGGAAAAATGGTGGCTACTCATCGCCGGAATCCTCCTGGCCGGTCCGCTGATGTGCGCCACCAGTCAGGTCGTCAACGACTGGTACGACCGTGATGTTGACGCCATCAACGAACCGGATCGCCCGATCCCGTCCGGACGTATCCCTGGGCGCTGGGGCCTGTATCTGTCCCTGATCTGGACGGCGGTCTCACTCCTGCTCGCCTATGCGCTCGGCCCCTGGGTGTTCGGACTGGCACTGATCGGCATGGCCATTGCCTGGGGTTACAGTGCCCCGCCTTTCCGCTTCAAGGGCAACGGCTGGTGGGGGAACCTGGCCGCCGGACTCTCCTACGAGGGGCTGGCCTGGGTCACTGGGGCGGCGGTCATGCTCGGCGGTGCCCTACCCGGCTGGGAGATCCTGACGCTGGCCTTGCTCTATAGTCTCGGTGCCCACGGTATCATGACCATCAATGACTTCAAGTCAATCGCGGGCGACAGCCAGCTCGGTGTACGCTCGCTGACGGTACAGCTCGGGGTCGAGCGCGCCGCCTGGTGGACCTGTCTTGCCATGGGTCTGCCCCAGCTGATCGTGATCGTCCTGCTGTTGGCCTGGGGCAAGCCGGGCCATGCCGCTGCCATCGGTCTGGTGCTCGCGCTCCAGGTCGCCCTGATGATCCGCTTCCTCGCCCGCCCGGTCGAACGCGCCGTCTGGTTCAGCGGACTGGGCGTGACCCTCTATGTCACCGGCATGATGATCAGCGCCTTCGCCGTGCGCGGGCTGATGACGGCGGCTGGCTGA
- the ppsR gene encoding transcriptional regulator PpsR, translating to MTTFNAPSEHLGTLDAETAALLIEGMADVAVVLDATGTVQDISFGNPDLRSDVDADWIGEPWLTSVSLDTRPNLEALLDEVRRVPITRWRQVTHRGTRGNEIPVQYRALRLRGESGPIIALGRSLQGMAALQQQLIDAQQALERDYWRFRQVETRYRLLFRMVSEAILIIDAPTQRVVEANPAAGQLLGEAPARIIGRPFPEGFDTESTQAINGLLASVRAAGRADDVRARLAHSTQEFLVAASLLRQENASFLLVRLSPILSESATNAPPDAKARYLRVLEEAPDGVVITDAEGHILSANTTFLNLAELPTEQQARGESLDRWLGRPGVDLNVFMANLRQYTTVRLFATLLRGEYGTTTEVEISATAVRNGERPYFGFFIRDVGRRLHNEPQVSPEQTRWLDQLTERVGRVPLKELVRESTDTIERLCIEAALKLTGDNRASAAELLGLSRQSLYVKIDRYGIVADHPAAQTASAEEPSKT from the coding sequence GTGACTACCTTCAACGCCCCAAGTGAGCATCTCGGAACCCTCGATGCCGAGACGGCGGCCCTCCTGATCGAGGGGATGGCCGACGTCGCCGTCGTGCTCGACGCAACGGGGACAGTCCAAGACATCTCCTTCGGCAACCCCGACCTGCGCTCCGATGTCGATGCCGACTGGATCGGTGAGCCCTGGCTGACGAGCGTCTCGCTCGACACCCGGCCCAATCTCGAGGCCCTGCTCGACGAGGTCCGGCGCGTCCCGATCACCCGCTGGCGTCAGGTCACGCATCGCGGCACGCGCGGGAACGAGATCCCCGTTCAATATCGGGCACTGCGCCTCAGGGGTGAGTCTGGGCCCATCATCGCGCTCGGGCGCAGCCTCCAGGGGATGGCAGCCCTCCAGCAACAGCTCATCGACGCTCAGCAAGCGCTGGAGCGCGACTACTGGCGCTTCCGACAGGTCGAGACCCGCTACCGGTTGCTGTTCCGCATGGTCTCGGAGGCCATCCTCATCATCGACGCGCCGACTCAGCGTGTGGTCGAGGCCAATCCGGCCGCCGGCCAGCTCCTCGGCGAGGCACCGGCGCGCATCATCGGTCGCCCCTTTCCTGAGGGCTTCGACACCGAGAGTACCCAGGCCATCAACGGCCTGCTGGCGAGCGTGCGCGCCGCCGGGCGTGCCGACGACGTGCGGGCGCGTCTGGCCCATAGCACCCAGGAGTTCCTGGTCGCGGCCTCCCTGCTGCGTCAGGAAAACGCCTCCTTCCTGCTGGTGCGGCTGTCGCCGATCCTGTCCGAGTCAGCGACCAACGCGCCGCCGGACGCCAAGGCGCGCTATCTGCGCGTGCTCGAGGAGGCACCGGACGGCGTGGTCATCACGGATGCCGAGGGGCACATCCTGAGCGCCAACACCACCTTCCTGAACCTGGCCGAGCTCCCCACCGAACAGCAGGCACGCGGTGAATCGCTCGACCGCTGGCTCGGACGCCCGGGGGTCGATCTCAATGTGTTCATGGCCAATCTGCGTCAGTACACCACGGTGCGGCTGTTTGCGACCCTGCTGCGCGGCGAGTATGGGACGACCACCGAGGTCGAGATCTCGGCGACGGCGGTGCGCAATGGCGAACGGCCCTATTTCGGCTTTTTCATCCGCGATGTCGGGCGGCGGCTGCACAACGAGCCACAGGTCAGCCCCGAACAGACACGCTGGCTGGATCAGCTCACCGAGCGTGTCGGGCGCGTGCCGCTCAAGGAACTGGTGCGCGAATCGACCGACACCATCGAGCGATTATGCATCGAGGCGGCGCTCAAACTCACCGGTGACAACCGCGCCTCGGCCGCCGAACTGCTGGGCTTGAGTCGGCAGAGTCTGTACGTCAAAATCGACCGCTACGGCATCGTCGCGGATCATCCCGCCGCGCAGACGGCATCCGCCGAAGAACCATCAAAAACCTAA
- the bchF gene encoding 2-vinyl bacteriochlorophyllide hydratase: MTQHSASKPPRRPLYTPEERRRRDESSWTLVQGILAPVQFLVFLVSLYLVLRYLATGEGYWAATISVVVKTLVLYTIMITGSIWEKEVFGRYLFAESFFWEDVFSMLVLALHTAYLVAVFIGLAHRTQMFIALAAYATYVINATQFLIKLRAARLEGQHKDDAQDSALAGAAE, translated from the coding sequence ATGACCCAGCACTCAGCCTCCAAGCCACCGCGTCGGCCACTCTATACCCCCGAGGAGCGCCGGCGACGGGACGAATCGTCATGGACCCTGGTTCAGGGGATCCTGGCGCCCGTGCAGTTCTTGGTGTTCCTGGTCAGCCTTTATCTCGTATTGCGCTATCTGGCAACGGGCGAGGGGTATTGGGCTGCGACCATCTCGGTCGTCGTCAAGACCCTGGTGCTCTATACCATTATGATCACGGGGTCCATCTGGGAGAAGGAGGTCTTCGGTCGGTATCTGTTCGCCGAGTCCTTCTTCTGGGAGGACGTATTCAGCATGCTGGTGCTGGCGCTGCATACGGCCTACCTGGTGGCCGTCTTCATCGGGCTTGCGCACCGCACCCAGATGTTCATCGCCCTGGCCGCTTACGCGACCTATGTCATCAATGCCACCCAGTTCCTGATCAAGTTGCGTGCAGCTCGGCTCGAGGGTCAGCATAAGGACGATGCCCAGGACAGCGCGCTCGCCGGAGCGGCCGAATGA
- a CDS encoding ferredoxin:protochlorophyllide reductase (ATP-dependent) subunit N, whose translation MNAPEVRCEQGQRQVFCGLSGIVWLHRKIQDAFFLVVGSRTCAHLLQSAAGVMIFAEPRFATAILEERDLAGLADCNQELDRVVAEVLERRPDIKALFLVGSCPSEVIKLDLGKAAERLSEVYRGRVRVLDYSASGLETAFTQGEDACLQSLLPELPTRPAGERSLLVVGTLPDVVEDQFKRLFTDLGIAPVEFLPPRHATQYPAVGTSTLLLAAQPFVGETVRTLQRRGATLITAPYPFGIEGTRAWLRAATQAWGIPAERLEAVTAPVIARAEKALARQRERLAGKRICFLPDSQLEIPLARFLQRECGMELIEVATPFLDRQLMEAELLLLPSDLPLTEGQDLERQLERVRAARPDLTVCGLGLANPLEAEGLRTKWSIELVFTPIHGFDQAADLAELFARPLVRGALLKV comes from the coding sequence ATGAACGCGCCCGAGGTCCGTTGCGAGCAGGGACAGCGGCAGGTCTTCTGTGGTCTGTCAGGCATCGTTTGGCTGCATCGCAAGATCCAGGATGCCTTCTTTTTGGTCGTGGGGTCGCGGACCTGTGCCCATCTGCTGCAATCGGCGGCGGGGGTGATGATCTTCGCCGAGCCGCGGTTTGCGACCGCGATCCTCGAAGAGCGCGATCTCGCGGGGCTGGCCGACTGCAATCAAGAGCTCGACCGGGTGGTGGCCGAGGTCTTGGAACGCCGTCCGGACATCAAGGCCCTGTTCTTGGTCGGCTCCTGTCCCTCCGAGGTCATCAAGCTCGATCTGGGCAAGGCCGCCGAGCGACTGTCTGAGGTCTATCGCGGTCGGGTGCGGGTGCTCGACTATTCGGCCAGTGGACTAGAAACCGCCTTCACTCAGGGCGAGGACGCCTGTCTCCAGTCCCTGCTGCCCGAACTCCCGACCCGTCCGGCGGGCGAGCGCTCGCTCCTGGTCGTCGGCACCCTGCCCGATGTGGTCGAGGACCAGTTCAAACGGTTGTTCACTGACCTGGGCATTGCCCCGGTCGAGTTTCTGCCGCCACGCCATGCGACCCAGTACCCGGCAGTCGGCACGAGTACCCTGCTGTTGGCGGCCCAGCCCTTCGTCGGCGAGACGGTGCGCACGCTCCAGAGGCGTGGTGCGACCCTGATCACGGCACCCTATCCGTTCGGTATCGAGGGGACACGCGCCTGGCTCAGGGCGGCGACCCAGGCCTGGGGTATCCCCGCCGAGCGGCTGGAGGCGGTCACGGCCCCGGTCATCGCCCGCGCCGAAAAGGCACTGGCCCGTCAGCGCGAGCGCCTGGCCGGCAAACGCATCTGTTTTCTGCCTGACTCTCAGCTCGAGATCCCACTGGCGCGTTTTCTCCAGCGCGAATGCGGTATGGAGCTGATCGAGGTGGCCACACCCTTCCTCGACCGTCAGCTCATGGAGGCCGAGTTGCTGCTGCTACCCTCAGATCTACCTCTGACCGAGGGCCAGGACCTCGAGCGGCAACTCGAGCGCGTGCGCGCGGCGCGGCCCGATCTGACCGTCTGTGGTCTGGGTCTGGCCAATCCGCTGGAGGCCGAGGGGTTACGCACCAAGTGGTCGATCGAACTGGTGTTCACACCCATCCATGGCTTTGATCAAGCGGCCGATCTGGCCGAGCTGTTTGCCCGCCCCCTGGTGCGGGGCGCCTTGCTAAAGGTGTGA